The Agelaius phoeniceus isolate bAgePho1 chromosome 4, bAgePho1.hap1, whole genome shotgun sequence genome includes a region encoding these proteins:
- the LOC129120961 gene encoding multimerin-1-like, which translates to MERILFKAIIPRVAWFLMKAIPIEGLQSLVIFSVRARTQLLEEAITLKNAQRQLSACASSPCQNGGTCVNDRQSFVCACRHPFGGVNCSVKLVKDNSLSVDFSKGSYRYAPMVAFFASHTYGMTTPGPIRFNNLDVNYGASFAPATGKFHVPYLGVYVFEYTIESFSPRASGYLVIDGVDKLTFQAENMNNSKYTFDRVITGNALLELNYGQEVWLRLATGSIPAKYPPVTTFSGYLLYRT; encoded by the exons ATGGAAAGGATCCTTTTTAAAGCCATAATCCCACGAGTAGCTTGGTTTCTGATGAAAGCCATCCCTATTGAAGGACTTCAGTCCTTGGTTATCTTTTCAGTTAGAGCGAGGACACAGCTACTAGAGGAGGCAATCACGCTTAAAAATGCACAAA ggcagctctcagCGTGTGCCAGCTCCCCGTGCCAGAACGGAGGCACCTGTGTCAATGACAGACAGAGCTTTGTCTGCGCCTGTCGCCACCCCTTTGGAGGAGTCAACTGCAGCGTCAAGCTGGTGAAGGACAATTCCCTGAGTGTTG ATTTTTCAAAAGGATCATACAGATATGCACCTATGGTGGCTTTTTTTGCTTCTCATACATATGGAATGACAACTCCAGGACCCATCAGATTTAACAATCTGGACGTCAACTACGGCGCCTCGTTTGCCCCAGCAACTGGGAAGTTCCATGTTCCATACCTGGGGGTCTATGTTTTTGAATATACCATTGAATCCTTCAGCCCACGTGCCTCTGGCTATCTGGTCATTGATGGGGTAGATAAACTCACCTTTCAGGCTGAAAATATGAATAACAGCAAGTACACCTTTGACAGAGTCATTACTGGAAATGCTTTATTAGAGTTAAATTACGGTCAGGAAGTCTGGCTCAGACTGGCAACTGGCTCTATACCAGCCAAGTACCCACCTGTAACTACATTCAGTGGTTACTTGTTGTATCGTACCTAA